The sequence GAGTTGGGCAGGACACGGGAGGCGCTGCAGCAGCTCCGAGAAGCAGACGTGTGGACTCGGATTCACACGGCGCTGAACCAGGCCGCTGAGGTGCAGCGCCGAGCCCTCCCGGGCATCGAGGTGCCAGACATCATGGCCGTCCTCACCCTCGGCGATGCCACCGATGGGTATTTCATGAACGAGGCGTTCGGGCTGAGCGGAAACGGTGGAACGACGGGCTATCTGATGCTGACGCTCTGGCCTACCCCCGTTAATCTCGAACGCATCGAGGCTGCCGCGGTCCACGAGCTCCACCATAACCTCCGCTACGCACCCGGCGGGATCGTGTGGGATCCCGCGACCGTGACCGTCGGTGAGCACGTCATCTCCGAAGGTCTGGCGGATGCGTTCGCCCGCGAGCTGTACGGAGACCGACTCGGCTACACCCCGTTCGGAGAACCGCACCTGGACGACGACGAGGTGTTCGAGAAGGTCGTCTCCGGCCTGACGGTGACCGGGATGCAGAACTTCGCAGCCTGGGTGCTGGGCGACGCCGCGGCCTCCAGGTTCGGTGCAACCCCGGTGGGCTTACCGACCGGGGCGGGCTACGCCGTCGGCAATCGCCTGGTGGACACCTACCTGAGCGCGACCGATCAGGACGCGAGCCAGGCCCTGCACACACCCAGCCAGGAGATCATCGCGGTTGCGCTGGACCGCAGCTGATCACGTCCGGGTTTCGCTGGGTTCCTCATCACCGGCTGCGCGATCGGCCGCATCCTCCTCTTCCCGGAGCACACCGGGGTCCTTGGGAACCAGCACGCCCAGGATTCGGTTCAGGTCATGAACACTGGCAAACTCGATCGTGACGTGCCCTTTACGTTGACCAAGGTTAACCTTGACCTTTGTATCCAGGTCGTCGGAGAGTCGAGAGGCAAGGTCGCTCAACGCCGCAGAGTGCGCTCCAGCGCGCGGCCGACGGCGCATCTCGGGTTGGATGGGGTCGTCACCGAGCGTGACGATCTCTTCGGTGGCCCGGACGCTCAGGCCTTCGGCCACGATCCGTTGTGCGAGCCGCTCCATTGCCGCGCCATCGTGCAGTCCCAGAAGGGCGCGTGCGTGGCCGGCGCTGAGCACCCCGGCGGCCACCCGCCGCTGCACCAGGGGAGGCAGCTTGAGCAGGCGCAGGGTGTTGCTGATCTGGGGGCGGGACCGGGCGATGCGTACGGCCAGCTCGTCATGGGTGCAGCCGAAGTCGTCGAGAAGCTGCTGGTAGGCGGCAGCCTCTTCCAACGGGTTGAGCTGCGCCCGGTGCAGGTTCTCGAGGAGGGCATCCCGGAGCATGTCCTGCTCAGCAGTGTCCCTGATGATCGCCGGCACACTCGTGTTGCCGGCGATCCGGGAGGCGCGCCAGCGCCGCTCACCCATGATCAGCTCGTAGGTGGTCTCACCGTCCGCATCGGTTCCCGAGGGACGTACCACCACCGGCTGCAGCACGCCCACCTCACGGATGGAACTGGCCAGCTCGTTCAGCTCATCGTCGTCGAAGACTTGCCGTGGCTGCTTGGCATTGCGATGTACTGCCGCCACCGGGATCTCGGCGAAGGTCGCGCCCGGTACCGGACGTAGCGCGTCCTGGTCGGTCCCGGCCGGGCCAGGTGCTGCTGGCGCCGGCGGTGTGGCAGCGGCACTCTCCGGTGCTGGATCTGGCGACTTGCTGGTGCGGGCCGTGGTCGCCGATCCGGCGGTGTCGGCAGGTTCGGGTGCGGTTCCGTTGTCTGACTCTTCAAGCTCGGCGAGCAGCGCTTCACTCGCACTGAGGGCGGCGGTGCTTGTCGCTGTGGCGGGTGATGTCGCGCTGGGCACGGCGTCCCCGGAACTGGCGGACGTCGGGGACGTCGAGACCGGACTGGCGTTGCTCGGGGCGGACGTCGCGAGTGGGTCGCCATCCTTCTCTGCGCGGTCCTGGAAGAAGACGTCCACGGGCCGCTGACTTCCCCCGGAACCGGCGGGACCGGAAGGGATTAGCGCGCCCAGCCCACGCCCCAACGCTCGACGCCGCTCACTCACTGTTCTGCTCCTTCGTTGACGCCCTCGACGGACTCGACCGCGACATCGCGGTCCTCACCTTCCGTAGGGGCAGTGGTAGTGCCGGCTTCACTTCCGGGCGGGGGTTCGATGCCGCGGCGAGCGATCTCGCGAGCTGCCTCCAGATACGCCAGGGCCCCGGTAGAGCCCGCGTCATAGGTCAGGACGGTCTGGGCGTAGGACGGCGCCTCGGAGATTCGCACCGACCGGGGAATCGCCGTGCGGAGCGTCTGGTCCGGGAAGTGCTCCCGCACCTCTTCTGCGACCTGCTGCGCCAAGTTGGTACGCCCGTCGAACATGGTGAGCATGATGGTGGAGACGTGCAGCGCCGGATTGAGGTGTGCGCGGATCAGGTTGATGCTGTTCAGCAGCTGACTCAGACCTTCGAGGGCGTAGTACTCACACTGGATCGGGATGAGTACCTCGCGAGCCGTGACGAAGGCGTTCACGGTGAGCAGGCCCAGGCTCGGGGGACAATCCACGAAGACGTAGTCGATCCGTGGCTCGCCACGGCGTGAGCGGGCACGAAGGTAGGCCGCCAACGCGTTGCGCAGCCGGTTCTCCCGCGCCACGAGCGAGACGAGTTCGATCTCAGCACCGGAGAGCTCGATCGTCGCCGGGGCACAGTACAGACCGGGGATCGCCTCCGACTCCTGCACGACGTCTTCGAGCGGAACATCGTTGATCAGCACGTCGTAAGTCGACGGGACCCCACTGTGGTGCTCGATGCCGAGGGCCGTTGAGGCATTTCCTTGAGGATCGTTATCAATAACGAGGACGCGGAGGCCCGACTTCGCCAGTGCTGCCG is a genomic window of Ruania zhangjianzhongii containing:
- a CDS encoding DUF2268 domain-containing protein — its product is MTFTVLDTDASMAAVLDAAPADREDLIRTMLAPAAGMFRYFPGEVDLAQMHSFSMGFPLDRELGRTREALQQLREADVWTRIHTALNQAAEVQRRALPGIEVPDIMAVLTLGDATDGYFMNEAFGLSGNGGTTGYLMLTLWPTPVNLERIEAAAVHELHHNLRYAPGGIVWDPATVTVGEHVISEGLADAFARELYGDRLGYTPFGEPHLDDDEVFEKVVSGLTVTGMQNFAAWVLGDAAASRFGATPVGLPTGAGYAVGNRLVDTYLSATDQDASQALHTPSQEIIAVALDRS
- a CDS encoding ParB/RepB/Spo0J family partition protein; this translates as MSERRRALGRGLGALIPSGPAGSGGSQRPVDVFFQDRAEKDGDPLATSAPSNASPVSTSPTSASSGDAVPSATSPATATSTAALSASEALLAELEESDNGTAPEPADTAGSATTARTSKSPDPAPESAAATPPAPAAPGPAGTDQDALRPVPGATFAEIPVAAVHRNAKQPRQVFDDDELNELASSIREVGVLQPVVVRPSGTDADGETTYELIMGERRWRASRIAGNTSVPAIIRDTAEQDMLRDALLENLHRAQLNPLEEAAAYQQLLDDFGCTHDELAVRIARSRPQISNTLRLLKLPPLVQRRVAAGVLSAGHARALLGLHDGAAMERLAQRIVAEGLSVRATEEIVTLGDDPIQPEMRRRPRAGAHSAALSDLASRLSDDLDTKVKVNLGQRKGHVTIEFASVHDLNRILGVLVPKDPGVLREEEDAADRAAGDEEPSETRT
- a CDS encoding ParA family protein, producing the protein MGQDDGAAGPQSIVDVTTPLSPEEERRLALMDAIPIMDESTPLAAQLAQDTRRRIEFAGTKFPPPLQTRVLTVANQKGGVGKTTTAVNVAAALAKSGLRVLVIDNDPQGNASTALGIEHHSGVPSTYDVLINDVPLEDVVQESEAIPGLYCAPATIELSGAEIELVSLVARENRLRNALAAYLRARSRRGEPRIDYVFVDCPPSLGLLTVNAFVTAREVLIPIQCEYYALEGLSQLLNSINLIRAHLNPALHVSTIMLTMFDGRTNLAQQVAEEVREHFPDQTLRTAIPRSVRISEAPSYAQTVLTYDAGSTGALAYLEAAREIARRGIEPPPGSEAGTTTAPTEGEDRDVAVESVEGVNEGAEQ